Part of the uncultured Desulfobacter sp. genome, GCGCTCCTTTAGCGGCCGGGGCATGCCCGGTTTCAACATCTGCCACCTGGCCGTCCACAAAGTGAATGATTCGATCCGAATATGCAGCCATATCCGATTCATGGGTGACCATGACCACTGTGATTTTCTGTTCCCGGTTCAATTGTCTTAACAATTCCATGATTTCATGGCTTCTGGCCGTGTCCAGGTTTCCCGTGGGTTCGTCGGCAAACAGTACCGACGGGGTGGTGGCAATGGCCCGGGCAATGGCCACCCGCTGTTGCTGGCCCCCGGACAGCTCGCCGGGGGTGTGGGCTTCGCGTCCTGCAAGCCCCACCTGTTCAAGGGCTTTTCCTGCCAAATTTTTACGTTCCTTGGGCGGTACACCCCTGTATATCAGGGGCAGTTCCACATTTTCCATGGCTGTGGTCCGGTTGAGCAGGTTGAATCCCTGGAATACAAATCCCAGGTAAAACCTTCGCAGGGTGGCCAGTTGTTTGCGGCTCATGTGGCTGACTTCCACCCCGCCAAATTGATACCGGCCGGACGTGGGCGTATCCAGGCAGCCTAAAATATTCATGCATGTGGATTTGCCCGAACCCGACGGTCCCATCACCGAAATAAATTCACCGGGATCAATGGACAGGTCAATACCGCGCAGGGCATGGATCTTGGCCTCGTTGCTGCCGTAGGCCTTGGTGACCCGGGTCAGTGAGATTAACGCAGATTTGTTTTCCGCCATAACGCTACTTGCCCTTTGTGAGTGCGGAGACGATCACTTTGGTGCCCTGGGTGATCTGCCCTTCAAGGATCTGGGTGTTGACACCGTCGGTCAATCCTACTTTAACCGGCACCGGTTTCGGCCGCTTGTTTTCATCCAGAATCCATACGGTCTCCTGGGTTTTGCCGCCAGTGACGGTCACATGCTTGGCCGGGCGGTTGCCGCGTCTGGGCGGGCCGGGCAGGAACATTCTTAACAACGACGGGCTGCTGCTGTTTTTCCCGGGTTCTGGCATTGAAAATCTTAAGGCCGCACTGGGAACAGATAAAACATGATCCGCCTGTTGGACAATGATGTCGGCCGTGGCGGTCATGCCCGGCCGCAACGCTAAATCGGTGTTGTCACAGGTCATGATGGTTTCATAGGTGACCACCCCGTCCGTGGTGGTGGCATTAAACCGGACCTGCTGGATTTTTGCGGCAAATTGGCGCTGGGGATAGGCATCCACGGTAAAATGGGCGTCAAGTCCCTCTTTGACCACGCCGATGTCTGCTTCGTCCACATCTACGTTGAGCTTCATTTTACTTAGGTCTTCTGCCAGGGTAAACAGTACCGGGGCTTCAAATGAGGCCGCCACGGTGGACCCCTTTTCAATGTCCCGGGTGAGGACAACCCCGTTCACAGGCGAGATGATGTCTGCCTTGGACAATTCGGTTAACGTGCTGTCCAAGGAGGCCTGGACCTCGGCCACGTTGGCCTCGGCACTGGCCTGGTCAGCCAGGGCCCGGGTGTGGTTGGCCCGGGCTGCGTCCATGTCTGTCTGGGCCGGCACCTTGCCGCCGCTTAATTCCCGTACTTTTTTTAGGTTCTTTAGCTTCAGGCTTGTCTCTTCGACTGTGGCCCGGGCCTGGCGTACGGATGCCTTGGCAGATGCCAGGGATGCCTTGCTCTTTCGTACCTGGGCCTGCAGGTCGGTGATGTCCAGCCGGGCCAGGACCTGGCCTTCGGTGACCTGGTCATTGTAATCCACGAACACCTCCTGGATGGTGCCGGATAATTCACTGCCCACCTCCACCTCGTTGGTGGGTTCCAGGGTGCCTGTGGCGGACACCGTGACGTGAATGTCCGTGACTGCGGCCGGTGCTGTTTTAAACGAGATGCCGGCGTCCGGCCCGCTGCCCGGCGGGCCTTTGGGCAGCAGAAAAAAATATGCCCCTGCAGCGCATATAACTACGATCAAAAGTATGATGAACGGCCGTTTTTTGCCCTTTTTGCCGGGGCCGTTGTTGTTTAATCTGGCATTGATATCATCGGTTAAAGCCATGGGAACTCCAAAGATGTTAAGGGGTTTGCTCTGTTTCAGGATTGGTTGTATCGCCCTTGGGGGCATCGGATTCCACCGGGGTCCAACCCCCGCCCAGGACCTTGTAAAGGGTGATCAGATTAGAGACACAGGTTCCGCGGCTTGTGGCCAGATCACTTTGATAGGATAACACGGTCTGCTGGGATGTGAGTACCGTCGTAAAATCAACAAGGCCGGATTCGTATTTTTGTTTGGCCAGATCTTCGGCGGTCAGCGCTTCCTGGGCGGCAACGGTCAGGTGTTCCAACCGGATCTGTTCCTTGGCATAGGCCACCAGGGCGTTTTCCGTCTCTTCCAGGGCTGACAGGATCGTTGTTTTGTACTGGATCAGCGCTTGTTCCTGCAACGAGTTCTGAACCTCGATATTTTTACGGGTCGTGCCTGCATCAAACAGGGTATGGGCTAAGCTTGCGGCCAGGGATCTGGCCCAGTGGGATGGGTCGAAGGTATTGTCAATCAGTTCGGCAGGGCTTAGGGCATTCACACCAATGGAGCCGGACAGGGTCAGTTTGGGGTAAAGGTCTGCCGTGGCCACGCCCACCTGGGCGGTCTGGGCAATGAGTTCGTACTCCGCCTCTCTGACGTCGGGCCGGCGGCGCAACGCATCCACCGGCAGACCTACGGCAATGGTGCCGGGCAGTGCGGGCAAGGGGAGGGGGGCGGACAGTGTTTCATTCAGTGTGCCGGGGGCCAGTCCCGAAAGAACAGCCACCCGGTTCATGGCTTCGGAGAGGGTGGACTCAAGGGATGGAATCTGGGATTTGGCACTTTCCAAACTGTATCGGGCCTGGTGGACATCCAGTTCATCGGTCAGCCCCGCCTGGTGCTGCCACCGGGTGAGCTGGAAGGATTCCGTCTGGGATTCAATGCTTTTACGGACCACATCCAGGCGTATCTGGGCCGTGCGCACATCAATGTAACTTGCGGCAAGGTCTGCCGTAAGGCTGACAAGAGCGTCCCGCAACGCCTCCTGCCTGGCGGACAGGGTGGCATCCGCCGCTTCAATGGAGCGTTGGATTCTGCCGAACAGGTCGATTTCCCAGCTTGCATCCAGGCCGGCACTGTAGGATTTGGAAACAGTGCCGGCGCTGTTTTCATTGCTGGTGCCGGTCCAGGACGCCCCGCCCGAAGCATCGAGGGCGGGCAGTCTATCAGACTGTTCAATTCCTTTGAGCAGCCGGTACTGCCGAATACGTTCCAGGGCCAGTTTGACATCCAGATTATTTTGCACCGCACGGGATACCAGATCCGTCAGCACAGGATCATTGAGCATCGTCCACCATTGGGCCAGGGCGTTGGGGTCTGCCGGTGCCTGGCTCAATCCCTGCTGCATGGGCGCATGCCATGCCTCTCCAGAAGAAATGTCCGGCTGTTTGTATTCCGGGCCCACAGCCATACAGCCTGTGAGAAGTATTACAAAAATAAAAATCAGACAGATTTTTAAGCGGAAAGTGTCTGACGGAAATAAAAAGCGTGTTTGCATGAACACAAAATCCTTTGGCGTCGAAAGCGTTAAATCAAGACAGGGCCGCTTTCGGTTGAAACCAGGTCAGAATAATTCAGGCGGTTTATACCGTCAATATGTTTTGACAAAATGACTATGGTAAGCCTGCCGGGTTCCGGGTGCGGCAAAAGGGAGGAAAAAGGAACCCGAAATCCGCAGCAGGCTTGTAATGGTGGGGCTAATTGGGAAAAACGGGAATAGGGTTCAGTGGGTTTTGGGCTCCGGCATTTTGCGTTCATTATCAATTTGTAATGTCAGTGTTGCGGTCAGCTTCATCTGAAGATATTTATCTTTATCCTGTTCGGGGGCATCCTTTTTAATGAAATAGCGGATAAACCATCTGCCGGCGTTGGGCAGCAGAATGGAAACCCTTGGGCCCTCAACCGGGGTGTGCGGGTAAAAATTGTCCTCTGCCTGGGTGGAAAATCCCATGTATGTGGCATCCCACGAGCCTTTACCCGTATAGGGCTTGCCGTCCAGGTAGACATCAAGATCCAGGGTGTCGCCGGGTTTGAGTCCAAACAGATTCTGCTCAGGCACCAGTTCCAACGGCAGGCCCAAATTGGCAGGGAAGGGCCCTGTGGGCGTCTCGCATTTCACATAGGTTTTGGCGTATTGTTTGGAATAATAACTTTTAATCACCTGGCCGAGGCGGTTTTTAATCTGATCAATGGATTTTATGGCATGGCGCTCTTTACCGTTTTTGTCTTTGTAAAAGGTGTAGTACCCCGGCGTTGTTTCCGCGGTCAATCCCCATATCCCTGGCACATTGTAATCTACCATGTGCGAGTGCAGCCCTTTGCCGTCCATGATGTCAACGGTCTGGACCTGGCCGTTGGGCGCAATGACCTGGACCGTGTTCAGTTTTTTGCCCCGGATACCGTCCGCCACCGGTATGAAATGGCCGTAACAGAAAAAAAGAGGAAAGGCTTTGCCTTCACTGGCCTGGTATCGGGAAGACTGGATATAGAGGGTGTGGCTGAATGCACTGGTTGATGTCAGGCAGATCAGTATCGCCACCAGAACACTTGTTCGTCGGATTGAAAAATAAGGATGCGCCGGCGTGTGGAATTTCATTCATAGATCCTTTTTATTTGCGGGTAATCAGGGCTGTTTATGCCCTTGAAGGGCTTGGTTCCAACCTCGGCCATTGTAGGGGCAGGTCTCTGTGCCTGCCCGAACGGGGGCAACCACAGGGGGGGGGCCCTACAAAGGATGGCCGATGTTGTTATCACGCCCGCCTTGAAGCGTTTGGAAGTGCCGGTCCCTCTTTTGAGGTTGGATACCATTGGGAGAAGAGATGATAACGTGTCTAAGAGAAGAATGGACCGGCACCGGCAAGCTTGGTTGCTTATTTCATGATTTATTTCATATCCTGGGCCTGAATCCAGATCACGGCATCCCGGGAGCACTCTTTGCCTTTAAAGGAGCCTTCGGGGTCAAGGCCTAACGCTGCAAATCCCCACCATCCGGCCTTGGGAATGCCAAAGGTGAATACGCCGTTGTCATCGGCAAAGATGGTCTGAAGTACAAAGGCGGGCTGGGGTGCAACGGCCGCCGCTTCCTTGGCAAAGGCTTTCTGGTCCAGCATCGGTTTGTGGTTCATGAATTCAATTTCAATTTCTGCGTTGGCCACGGGTTTTCCCTTGAACAGTACCTTGCCCTGGAATACGTTACCGGTCCAGCGGTCATAGGGTTTGCACAAAGGAACGATTTCACAGTCAAGTCCCACGGGTTCCATCCAGGCCCCCGGCTCGCCGCCCACATTGACGATCATTTTTGTGGTCTGCTGGATGTAGGCATCTTCTTCGCTTTCATAATAGGGGGCCGGTACCAGGCAGAAGATGTGATCACCGCCTCTTGCGGAATATTCAGTCTCATAGGCTGCGCCTGAATTGGTCAGGCTGGTCCATGTGATGGGTTTCAGCGTTGGCAGAAGATCCGTTTTTTTAGGCGTATTTTCACCCCTTGAGCGGGTAACAAAAAATTGTTCCGGCGTACCCATGTCCATGGTGTGGCCCGCTTCAAATGGGTGGGTGAAAACGATGGCCAAAGGGATTTTTCCACCTTTGTTCAAGGCACTTTCCGGTGTGTAAATCATCTGGAAGTGGGCAAATGCAGGCACGGTAAGTGCCAGGATGGCCAGGGTGCTGATGGTAGTGACCAGTTGTTTCATTTTTAAAATAGTCTCCTTTACGTATTATTGAGTGAGCGGTCTACTCGGTGATTTCCTTGCCGTCCACGGCGATTTTGTGACCTTCCCCGGCGTCAAACTGTACCATGTAATCACCTGCGGGCTTGTCAAAGGTGAATTCACTGTCATCATTCATTTTACCCTGGATCAGCACCTTTCCGGCACCGTCCTCAACGCGCATCTGGACACCAGCGGCTGAGGAACCGTCGGAAAATCCGCCCTCGCAGGTCACGCTGCCGTCGCCGTTGTCATAGCAGGAACACAAGGGGGTGTGGGCTTGGGCCGCCGGGATCAGAAATAATCCTAGGACCAGGGTGCTGAAGATGAATACGGATAATTTTTTTTTCATTTTTTTCTCCTTAGAAAGATTTGCAAACATATTACCCGTCAGGCGATTAACTGGAATAAAGGCCTGCCGGGCAGGTTTGAATTCTGATTTTGTTGCATAAATGCATTAATTTAAAAAAACAATTCTTTGTCTCTAAAACCATTTGTATTTGCTATCCAAAGTCTTTGTTAGTTCGATCTAAACTACAAGCGAAAACCTTATTTTCATTATTTTGCCTTTTTGTCAACGGTTTTTTGAATTTTGTTAAAATTGAAGGTTGGTGTCTAAGCGTTTAAGACTGTGAGCAGGAGCATAAGAGATAGGGCGGATAAGATTAAGCCTGTCAGGGCTTCAAGGATGTCTCCGGCATTGTGTGCAAAGCCAAAGCGCCTGGACAATGGGGACAGAATGGATGCTTTGCCGGCCACGGCAACCAGCACGACCAGCGACAGTGTTGCGGCCATGCCAAGGGTGATGGCGCAGGCCAGCATCATGCCGAACCCGGGCAACCCTAAGGAGATACAAAACAGGACGGATAGTACAACCCCGGGGCAGGGGATCATGCCCATGAACACAGCGGGCAGGATGGATTTGATATCCACAGGTGACGCATGATCCGATTGAGCTGTCTTGAATACCGGCAGTTTGCGCAAAAAAAGAAACAGACCCAGAGCAATAATCAGTGAATAGCTTGCGATCTGGGTGGTCCGGGTCACCGAGTCAAGGGTGCCTGACATGGATGCCTGCAGCACATATTTGACGCAAAATACGAGGAGCGCCCCGGACATCCCATGGCTGAATGCCAGAGCATTGCCAAAGGCCAGGGCACGGGCAAGTGTCGGTTTAATTGAGACGATATATGACAGGGCAAGGGCCTTGCCGTGACCGGGACCGGCGGAGTGCACCATCCCGTAAACGAAACCCGCTGCCAGAACCCATAAAAGCGGACCGGTTTTTCCGCTCTCTTTTGCCTGCCGGATCAGTGCCGTCATTTTTTTCTTGATTTTCATTTGAAAAGAGATGACGCGTTCCATTATGTTTGACGATCGATCCGCCGGGGTCGGCGTCGGGGACGTGGGTCTATCGGGCGCGGCTTGCAACCTGCCGTCCTGGTGTTGGGAGGCAGGTTTTGTGCTTTTCTGGGTAAAGGGATTGGCCCGGGCAGTGCCCGATGTGACAAAAAAAAGGCCCCACGCCATACCGCCGAGGATGATAAAAACAGGCAGGAAGCGCTTGAACAAAGATCTGTTCGCAATCAGGATGTAGGAGATATCAGGAATCATAAAAAGGCTCATAGGTGATGCGCGTTGTTTTTTCAACACCTGCTACCACAAGTAAGGTCGCAAAGCAAATCGATTAAACGAAATTATTTGACCTTCGGTACCTTGTTTCCGGTGGCTTAAATCCCTGTCAAACGTGCATTTAAACCATTGATACGCCTTGTATTTGCGTCTGTTTACCCCGCCGTTTTTGTTCAATTTATTTTAACGCTATTTCCTAAAAAATTTAACTTTATGCAAAATCCCCATTGTCTGTTTTTATATCAGTATGTTATTAGAGTCGGGGATATATTATGTGAAAGTCCAGATACATCGTTACGCGACTTTCATGCTCGGTTACGGGTTGAATGGGCATTGACAGGCCACGTTCGCCCATGGCTGATATATTACCGGTTACCCCCATGAAATGACTGTGTGCCGACGGGCGTTTCCCGTTGTATATAAATTGATGAATAATACCCGTAAATCATTAAACAAAACCAAATAAGGAGAGATTATGGGACTCAAAGAAGAACTGGAAGAGAAAGCGGAAAGCTGTGATGCACCGGAAGAATACATTGGTGTGGCCAAGGAGATCGTAACAGGCCTGGATGACAAGGACTGGGCCGTGGAACTGATGGAAGAGGGTGCAGAGTGGGCCCAGACCTATGACGAAGCCGTGGTGTATGCCGAAGCTGCCAAGGAGATTATCGGTGATGACGACGTTGTGGGTAACTTTCTTTCCAATGCTAAGATGCTGTGCATGAGCGCTGCGGATTTCATCGGTCTTGGTTCTGCTGCAGGCAAACTGGGCCTGGACGATATGGCCAAGGAGATGAATGAAGCGGCCATGGGCAAATGCACCAAGCTCAACGATTTCCTTAATCTGAGTAACGAACTGGCCAAAACCGATCCGGAGATGGCCCAGCAGGTTATGGACAAGGCCTTTGAAAAATGCACCCAGCCCGAAGATTTTGTCTCCTTTGCCAAATCCATCCTGGACAGCACCAAAGATAAGGACAAGGCTAAAGAAATTTATGAAAAGGGTATTGACGCCGCCAAAACCGCTGAAGGGTTCAGCGCCCTTGCCGCCGGTGCCATCAAAGATCTGGGCGATAAGGATTTTGCCCGGGCCATCTATGAAAAGGCCGCCGGTTCCCTGGAAAAAGGCGACGAGCTGCTCAAGTTTGCTGAAATCGTCAAGGCGCAGCTGGATGACAATGAGTTTACCCTGTCTGTCTATAAAAAAGCCGAAGAAAAGTATGCCAAGTTTGAAGAGTACCTGAAACTGGCCAAGGCAAGCTTTGAAAATACCGGTGACGCAGCGTTTGCCTCAAGCGTTTACCAGAAAGCGGCTGCCACCAATCCCGACTGTGGTCAGCTGGTTTCCCTGGCCCTGGCCATGGCCAATGACCTGGGCGATACCGCCGCAGCACTGCCGGTACTGAAACAGGCCCAGGCTGCCGTGAAAAACAATGCCGATTTCCTTAAAACCGCAGATGCCATTCTTGAAGTGGGCAAAGACGACAAAGCATGGACCGATTCCATTGCTTTTCAGAAAGCCAAACGCGAAGAGTTTGGAAAAATGTACGATGACTTTGCCCTGCGGGAAAATGAAATCAAAAATTGCGCGCCCATGCGCCTTCTGGCCGGGGAAGTATTTGAAAAAACCGCTGATAAATTTTATGCAGCCAAATTGTATAAGAAGACTGAAAACCTTACCATTTATTTCAGCGATTCCATCAAGCTTGCTGCCGCCATCCATGCGGACCTCGGTGATGCCGAATGGATCAAAGAGATCTATGCGGCGCTTCTGGACAAATGCAAAAGCTATGGTGATTACAACACCTTGACCACTGCCATCAAGGATACCCTTGGGGACAGTGCCTGGGTAAAACAGATCTATTCAGGCCTGGAGTCAAAAGCTACTGGAAACGGTGACATCATGAAGCTTGCCACCGTGGCCATTGACAAGTTCGATGATAAAGAGTGGGCCCAAAAACTGGTCAGCAAGGCAGCCGGCAAAGCCAAGACCGTTTATGACTTTACCTTTGCAGGCAGTGCGACCCTGAATCTGCTTGGCGACAAGGAAGGCGCAATGGCACTGTATAAATCCGCCGAAGGCCTTTGCCGCAGCAAACAGGATTATGCCGCTCTGATCGCATTGGTTAAACAGCAGACCGCTGAAAAGTCCATCCTTTCCGAACTGCTGGTACTGGGCCGCGCAAAATTGACCGAGTTCACCGACCAGCTCTTTTTGGCTGAAGCTTTACTGGTTGACGCCGCAGATGCAGAGAATGCCGCAGCTGTTTACGAAGAGGCGGAAGCAAACGCCTTGAGCAATGAGACATTGTCCCAGCTGGGTACCAGCATTTCAGGCCGTATGGGTGACGCAAAATGGGCATCCCGTATTTTGGCTAAGATTAAATAAGTTATGTTTATGAAACTTTTTTGTTGACAAATTATAAAATAATGGTAGGTTGTACTTAACGCCACGTTTCGAATTGAAAAACGG contains:
- a CDS encoding ABC transporter ATP-binding protein, with protein sequence MAENKSALISLTRVTKAYGSNEAKIHALRGIDLSIDPGEFISVMGPSGSGKSTCMNILGCLDTPTSGRYQFGGVEVSHMSRKQLATLRRFYLGFVFQGFNLLNRTTAMENVELPLIYRGVPPKERKNLAGKALEQVGLAGREAHTPGELSGGQQQRVAIARAIATTPSVLFADEPTGNLDTARSHEIMELLRQLNREQKITVVMVTHESDMAAYSDRIIHFVDGQVADVETGHAPAAKGAQD
- a CDS encoding efflux RND transporter periplasmic adaptor subunit, with amino-acid sequence MALTDDINARLNNNGPGKKGKKRPFIILLIVVICAAGAYFFLLPKGPPGSGPDAGISFKTAPAAVTDIHVTVSATGTLEPTNEVEVGSELSGTIQEVFVDYNDQVTEGQVLARLDITDLQAQVRKSKASLASAKASVRQARATVEETSLKLKNLKKVRELSGGKVPAQTDMDAARANHTRALADQASAEANVAEVQASLDSTLTELSKADIISPVNGVVLTRDIEKGSTVAASFEAPVLFTLAEDLSKMKLNVDVDEADIGVVKEGLDAHFTVDAYPQRQFAAKIQQVRFNATTTDGVVTYETIMTCDNTDLALRPGMTATADIIVQQADHVLSVPSAALRFSMPEPGKNSSSPSLLRMFLPGPPRRGNRPAKHVTVTGGKTQETVWILDENKRPKPVPVKVGLTDGVNTQILEGQITQGTKVIVSALTKGK
- a CDS encoding efflux transporter outer membrane subunit, which gives rise to MQTRFLFPSDTFRLKICLIFIFVILLTGCMAVGPEYKQPDISSGEAWHAPMQQGLSQAPADPNALAQWWTMLNDPVLTDLVSRAVQNNLDVKLALERIRQYRLLKGIEQSDRLPALDASGGASWTGTSNENSAGTVSKSYSAGLDASWEIDLFGRIQRSIEAADATLSARQEALRDALVSLTADLAASYIDVRTAQIRLDVVRKSIESQTESFQLTRWQHQAGLTDELDVHQARYSLESAKSQIPSLESTLSEAMNRVAVLSGLAPGTLNETLSAPLPLPALPGTIAVGLPVDALRRRPDVREAEYELIAQTAQVGVATADLYPKLTLSGSIGVNALSPAELIDNTFDPSHWARSLAASLAHTLFDAGTTRKNIEVQNSLQEQALIQYKTTILSALEETENALVAYAKEQIRLEHLTVAAQEALTAEDLAKQKYESGLVDFTTVLTSQQTVLSYQSDLATSRGTCVSNLITLYKVLGGGWTPVESDAPKGDTTNPETEQTP
- a CDS encoding DUF4198 domain-containing protein, yielding MKFHTPAHPYFSIRRTSVLVAILICLTSTSAFSHTLYIQSSRYQASEGKAFPLFFCYGHFIPVADGIRGKKLNTVQVIAPNGQVQTVDIMDGKGLHSHMVDYNVPGIWGLTAETTPGYYTFYKDKNGKERHAIKSIDQIKNRLGQVIKSYYSKQYAKTYVKCETPTGPFPANLGLPLELVPEQNLFGLKPGDTLDLDVYLDGKPYTGKGSWDATYMGFSTQAEDNFYPHTPVEGPRVSILLPNAGRWFIRYFIKKDAPEQDKDKYLQMKLTATLTLQIDNERKMPEPKTH
- a CDS encoding DUF4198 domain-containing protein: MKQLVTTISTLAILALTVPAFAHFQMIYTPESALNKGGKIPLAIVFTHPFEAGHTMDMGTPEQFFVTRSRGENTPKKTDLLPTLKPITWTSLTNSGAAYETEYSARGGDHIFCLVPAPYYESEEDAYIQQTTKMIVNVGGEPGAWMEPVGLDCEIVPLCKPYDRWTGNVFQGKVLFKGKPVANAEIEIEFMNHKPMLDQKAFAKEAAAVAPQPAFVLQTIFADDNGVFTFGIPKAGWWGFAALGLDPEGSFKGKECSRDAVIWIQAQDMK